One part of the Dermacentor andersoni chromosome 2, qqDerAnde1_hic_scaffold, whole genome shotgun sequence genome encodes these proteins:
- the LOC126542509 gene encoding alpha- and gamma-adaptin-binding protein p34-like isoform X2 produces the protein MNGKLDGCLIVSCCDDSTDGLVKEIVDSPSVSPVDVSQGVQAFPWAFETKYYTATIYLHTTSTSVDEYDDSAENIHGLIVLFNPNQKDTLELADKWIEKCHCDVVLLVCGRCPSAAEPQDATGVRRIIEALHAHPWPQLEMKGEVPGPSRSGNQHSRLSAGDGGEASADLKLFSEAMATDGEDASFEELFAKFKDMKVQADKLSGEERKKFAEKVAIQFWRAFGGEEDEICGLSSEDEAEK, from the exons ATGAACGGAAAACTGGACGGATGTCTAATCGTTAGCTGCTGTGATGACAGTACGGATGGTCTTGTGAAAG AAATCGTAGACTCCCCATCGGTTTCGCCTGTCGATGTTTCCCAGGGCGTCCAGGCTTTCCCATGGGCATTTGAAACAAAATACTACACTGCTACCATCTACCTGCACACGACGTCGACATCAGTAGATGAATACGACGACAGTGCCGAAAACATTCACGGCCTTATAGTACTTTTCAACCCAAACCAG AAAGACACCTTGGAGCTGGCAGACAAGTGGATAGAAAAATGTCACTGTGACGTCGTGCTTCTGGTTTGTGGCCGCTGCCCCTCTGCTGCAGAACCACAAG ATGCAACAGGGGTCAGAAGGATTATTGAAGCACTTCATGCACATCCGTGGCCTCAGCTTGAAATGAAAG GTGAAGTTCCAGGGCCAAGCAGATCAGGCAACCAACATTCAAGATTATCTGCAGGGGATGGTGGAGAag CCAGCGCAGATCTGAAGCTTTTCTCAGAAGCCATGGCCACCGACGGTGAAGATGCAAGCTTTGAGGAACTGTTTGCCAAGTTTAAGGATATGAAAG TTCAAGCTGACAAGCTTTCTGGAGAGGAGCGGAAGAAGTTTGCAGAAAAA GTTGCCATCCAGTTTTGGAGGGCATTTGGAGGTGAAGAGGATGAAATATGTGGCCTCAGCTCTGAAGATGAAGCAGAGAAATAG
- the LOC126542509 gene encoding alpha- and gamma-adaptin-binding protein p34-like isoform X1 yields the protein MNGKLDGCLIVSCCDDSTDGLVKEIVDSPSVSPVDVSQGVQAFPWAFETKYYTATIYLHTTSTSVDEYDDSAENIHGLIVLFNPNQKDTLELADKWIEKCHCDVVLLVCGRCPSAAEPQGLSRQQVLEWCVERSCELIETQPSEEDDEEDATGVRRIIEALHAHPWPQLEMKGEVPGPSRSGNQHSRLSAGDGGEASADLKLFSEAMATDGEDASFEELFAKFKDMKVQADKLSGEERKKFAEKVAIQFWRAFGGEEDEICGLSSEDEAEK from the exons ATGAACGGAAAACTGGACGGATGTCTAATCGTTAGCTGCTGTGATGACAGTACGGATGGTCTTGTGAAAG AAATCGTAGACTCCCCATCGGTTTCGCCTGTCGATGTTTCCCAGGGCGTCCAGGCTTTCCCATGGGCATTTGAAACAAAATACTACACTGCTACCATCTACCTGCACACGACGTCGACATCAGTAGATGAATACGACGACAGTGCCGAAAACATTCACGGCCTTATAGTACTTTTCAACCCAAACCAG AAAGACACCTTGGAGCTGGCAGACAAGTGGATAGAAAAATGTCACTGTGACGTCGTGCTTCTGGTTTGTGGCCGCTGCCCCTCTGCTGCAGAACCACAAG GGCTATCAAGGCAGCAGGTATTAGAGTGGTGTGTTGAACGAAGCTGTGAGTTGATTGAAACTCAACCGAGTGAAGAGGATGATGAAGAAG ATGCAACAGGGGTCAGAAGGATTATTGAAGCACTTCATGCACATCCGTGGCCTCAGCTTGAAATGAAAG GTGAAGTTCCAGGGCCAAGCAGATCAGGCAACCAACATTCAAGATTATCTGCAGGGGATGGTGGAGAag CCAGCGCAGATCTGAAGCTTTTCTCAGAAGCCATGGCCACCGACGGTGAAGATGCAAGCTTTGAGGAACTGTTTGCCAAGTTTAAGGATATGAAAG TTCAAGCTGACAAGCTTTCTGGAGAGGAGCGGAAGAAGTTTGCAGAAAAA GTTGCCATCCAGTTTTGGAGGGCATTTGGAGGTGAAGAGGATGAAATATGTGGCCTCAGCTCTGAAGATGAAGCAGAGAAATAG
- the LOC126542509 gene encoding alpha- and gamma-adaptin-binding protein p34-like isoform X3 translates to MNGKLDGCLIVSCCDDSTDGLVKEIVDSPSVSPVDVSQGVQAFPWAFETKYYTATIYLHTTSTSVDEYDDSAENIHGLIVLFNPNQKDTLELADKWIEKCHCDVVLLVCGRCPSAAEPQGLSRQQVLEWCVERSCELIETQPSEEDDEEDATGVRRIIEALHAHPWPQLEMKGEVPGPSRSGNQHSRLSAGDGGEASADLKLFSEAMATDGEDASFEELFAKFKDMKGCHPVLEGIWR, encoded by the exons ATGAACGGAAAACTGGACGGATGTCTAATCGTTAGCTGCTGTGATGACAGTACGGATGGTCTTGTGAAAG AAATCGTAGACTCCCCATCGGTTTCGCCTGTCGATGTTTCCCAGGGCGTCCAGGCTTTCCCATGGGCATTTGAAACAAAATACTACACTGCTACCATCTACCTGCACACGACGTCGACATCAGTAGATGAATACGACGACAGTGCCGAAAACATTCACGGCCTTATAGTACTTTTCAACCCAAACCAG AAAGACACCTTGGAGCTGGCAGACAAGTGGATAGAAAAATGTCACTGTGACGTCGTGCTTCTGGTTTGTGGCCGCTGCCCCTCTGCTGCAGAACCACAAG GGCTATCAAGGCAGCAGGTATTAGAGTGGTGTGTTGAACGAAGCTGTGAGTTGATTGAAACTCAACCGAGTGAAGAGGATGATGAAGAAG ATGCAACAGGGGTCAGAAGGATTATTGAAGCACTTCATGCACATCCGTGGCCTCAGCTTGAAATGAAAG GTGAAGTTCCAGGGCCAAGCAGATCAGGCAACCAACATTCAAGATTATCTGCAGGGGATGGTGGAGAag CCAGCGCAGATCTGAAGCTTTTCTCAGAAGCCATGGCCACCGACGGTGAAGATGCAAGCTTTGAGGAACTGTTTGCCAAGTTTAAGGATATGAAAG GTTGCCATCCAGTTTTGGAGGGCATTTGGAGGTGA